Proteins encoded together in one Bosea sp. (in: a-proteobacteria) window:
- a CDS encoding NAD-dependent succinate-semialdehyde dehydrogenase has translation MQSLASERAEAPPFIPSLRDPSLLRGTNYIDGQWVGADDGAVTAVVNPATGRQIGTVPAMGVAETRRAIEAAQAAFPKWRALLASERGKIIRKLAELMVANADDLAAILTAEQGKPLAEAKGEIVYAAAFFEWFAEEARRVYGETIPPHTQNRRVLVTKEPIGVFAAITPWNFPSAMITRKAGPAWAAGCTGIVRPASQTPYSALAIAVLAEQAGMPPGVCNVITGPASVTGGELTGNPIVRKLSFTGSTEVGRTLLQQCAATVKKTSMELGGNAPFIVFDDADLDEAVKGVMMSKYRNSGQTCVCANRIFVQDGVFDAFVAKLKVAVAGLQVGDGTSPGVTQGPLINEAAVRKVEEHIKDAVAKGATVVLGGARHALGGGFFQPTILADVSRDAIVFQEETFGPIAPLFRFHNEEEAIKLANDTPFGLASYFYARDVGRIFRVAEQLEFGIIGINEGLISTAEVPFGGVKESGLGREGSRHGIDEYLELKYMAVGGLGAR, from the coding sequence ATGCAATCTCTGGCAAGTGAACGAGCTGAAGCACCTCCCTTTATTCCCTCGCTCCGGGATCCTTCGCTGCTGCGCGGGACGAACTACATCGATGGTCAGTGGGTCGGTGCCGACGACGGGGCTGTGACGGCCGTCGTGAACCCCGCCACGGGCCGGCAGATCGGCACCGTCCCGGCGATGGGCGTGGCCGAAACCCGACGGGCGATCGAGGCCGCCCAGGCTGCCTTCCCCAAATGGCGGGCCTTGCTCGCGAGCGAGCGAGGCAAGATCATCCGAAAGCTCGCCGAGCTGATGGTGGCGAACGCCGACGATCTGGCGGCAATCCTGACAGCCGAGCAAGGCAAGCCGCTCGCGGAAGCGAAGGGCGAGATCGTTTATGCCGCGGCCTTCTTCGAATGGTTCGCGGAGGAGGCCCGTCGCGTCTATGGCGAGACCATACCGCCTCATACCCAGAACCGGCGGGTTCTGGTGACGAAGGAGCCCATCGGCGTTTTCGCCGCGATCACGCCCTGGAATTTCCCGTCCGCCATGATCACCCGCAAGGCCGGGCCGGCATGGGCCGCCGGTTGCACGGGCATTGTCCGGCCCGCGAGCCAGACACCCTATTCGGCTCTGGCGATCGCGGTATTGGCGGAACAGGCGGGAATGCCGCCGGGCGTCTGCAACGTCATCACCGGCCCTGCCAGCGTCACGGGCGGGGAGCTCACGGGCAACCCGATCGTCAGGAAGCTCTCGTTCACCGGCTCGACGGAAGTCGGCCGCACGCTGCTGCAGCAATGCGCGGCCACGGTCAAGAAGACGTCGATGGAGCTTGGCGGCAACGCGCCCTTCATCGTCTTCGACGATGCGGATCTCGATGAGGCCGTCAAAGGCGTGATGATGTCGAAATACCGCAATTCGGGGCAGACCTGCGTTTGCGCCAATCGGATCTTCGTCCAGGACGGCGTCTTCGACGCCTTCGTCGCGAAGCTGAAGGTGGCTGTCGCCGGGCTGCAGGTCGGGGACGGCACTTCGCCCGGCGTGACGCAGGGCCCGCTCATCAACGAGGCGGCGGTCCGGAAGGTCGAGGAGCACATCAAGGACGCCGTGGCGAAGGGCGCGACCGTCGTTCTGGGCGGCGCTCGCCATGCCCTGGGCGGCGGCTTCTTTCAGCCCACGATCCTGGCCGACGTTTCCCGCGATGCCATCGTGTTTCAGGAAGAAACCTTCGGACCGATCGCTCCGCTGTTCCGCTTCCATAACGAAGAGGAAGCGATCAAGCTCGCCAACGACACGCCCTTCGGCCTCGCCAGCTACTTCTATGCGCGTGATGTCGGGCGCATTTTCCGCGTCGCCGAGCAGCTCGAGTTCGGCATCATCGGCATCAACGAGGGGCTGATCTCGACGGCCGAGGTGCCGTTCGGCGGCGTCAAGGAAAGCGGGCTGGGGCGCGAAGGCAGCCGGCACGGGATCGACGAGTATCTGGAGCTGAAATACATGGCCGTCGGCGGTCTCGGCGCACGGTAG
- the cpdR gene encoding cell cycle two-component system response regulator CpdR: protein MTKILLAEDDNDMRRFLVKALQNAGYDVASFDNGLSAYNRLREEPFELLLTDIVMPEMDGIELARRATELDPDIKVMFITGFAAVALNPDSQTPKDAKVLSKPFHLRELVNEVEKLLAA, encoded by the coding sequence ATGACGAAGATACTGCTCGCGGAAGACGACAACGACATGCGTCGCTTCCTGGTCAAGGCCCTGCAGAACGCGGGCTACGATGTCGCTTCCTTCGACAACGGCCTTTCGGCCTACAACCGCCTGCGCGAGGAGCCCTTCGAGCTCCTGCTGACGGACATCGTCATGCCGGAGATGGACGGCATCGAGCTGGCGCGCCGGGCGACCGAGCTCGATCCGGACATCAAGGTGATGTTCATCACGGGCTTCGCCGCCGTGGCGCTGAACCCCGATTCGCAAACGCCGAAGGATGCCAAGGTCTTGTCCAAGCCCTTCCACCTGCGTGAGCTGGTCAACGAGGTCGAGAAGCTGCTGGCGGCCTGA
- a CDS encoding N-formylglutamate amidohydrolase encodes MNPPCAPLPPAPDDVVAEIERPFSLYQPALQLVPVVVDVPHAGRRYPSGFVAGARLPLRGLRRSEDAYVDRLFAHSVALGAPLLVAQFPRAYLDVNREPYELDPRMFEGRVPPFANTRSMRVAGGLGTIPRIVGDGQEIYPGRIPIQEGLSRIDGLYRPYHAALRGLVQRTQGLFGTCILVDAHSMPSAGLDRDGPAKSDIILGDRFGTSAAAYVCDIAEQAFARLGLSVTRNRPYAGGFITEHYGAPAAGVHALQIEVNRALYMNEATLEPHGGFEAIERAMAKAMADCFARWSGWLDEGREAAE; translated from the coding sequence ATGAACCCGCCCTGCGCCCCGCTTCCGCCCGCTCCCGACGATGTCGTCGCCGAGATCGAGCGGCCCTTCAGCCTGTACCAGCCGGCGCTCCAGCTCGTGCCGGTGGTGGTCGACGTGCCCCATGCCGGGCGGCGCTATCCGAGCGGCTTCGTCGCCGGCGCGCGGCTGCCGCTGCGCGGCCTCAGGCGCTCCGAGGATGCCTATGTCGACCGGCTGTTCGCGCACAGCGTGGCGCTTGGCGCGCCGCTTCTGGTGGCGCAGTTCCCGCGCGCCTATCTCGACGTCAACCGCGAGCCCTACGAGCTCGATCCGCGCATGTTCGAGGGCCGGGTGCCGCCCTTCGCCAATACGCGCTCGATGCGCGTCGCCGGCGGGCTCGGGACCATCCCGCGCATCGTCGGCGACGGGCAGGAGATCTATCCCGGGCGGATCCCGATCCAGGAGGGGCTTTCGCGCATCGACGGGCTCTACCGCCCCTATCATGCGGCCTTGCGCGGCCTCGTCCAGCGCACGCAAGGGCTGTTCGGCACCTGCATCCTGGTCGATGCGCATTCGATGCCCTCGGCCGGGCTCGACCGCGACGGACCGGCGAAATCCGACATCATCCTGGGCGACCGCTTCGGCACCAGCGCGGCGGCTTACGTCTGCGACATCGCCGAACAGGCCTTCGCGCGGCTCGGCCTCAGCGTCACGCGCAACCGGCCCTATGCAGGCGGCTTCATCACCGAGCATTACGGCGCGCCGGCGGCGGGCGTGCACGCGCTCCAGATCGAGGTGAACCGGGCGCTCTACATGAACGAGGCGACGCTGGAACCGCATGGCGGCTTCGAGGCGATCGAGCGGGCGATGGCGAAGGCGATGGCGGATTGCTTCGCGCGCTGGAGCGGCTGGCTCGACGAAGGACGCGAGGCCGCCGAATAG
- the hisN gene encoding histidinol-phosphatase yields the protein MSAVDFGAFVADLATQSGRAILPFFRAHHATEDKSRGGVFDPVTEADRAGESVMRHLIRRQFPAHGVLGEEFGSENTDAEYVWVLDPIDGTRAFISGIPVWGTLIGLTRKGQPVYGMMHQPFSGERFCGDGHEARYEGPGGPRKLRTRPVADLGAATLMTTSPGMFKGAEAQAFARVEGKVRLSRYGCDCYAYCMLAAGHVDLVIESGLKPYDIVALIPIIEGAGGVVTSWDGGSAAGGGRIVAAGSKALHEAALALLAG from the coding sequence ATGAGCGCAGTCGATTTCGGCGCTTTCGTCGCGGATCTGGCGACGCAGTCGGGGCGCGCGATCCTGCCCTTTTTCCGGGCGCATCATGCGACGGAGGACAAGTCGCGGGGCGGGGTGTTCGATCCCGTGACCGAGGCGGACCGAGCCGGCGAATCGGTGATGCGCCACCTGATCCGGCGGCAGTTCCCCGCGCATGGCGTGCTCGGCGAGGAGTTCGGCAGTGAGAACACCGATGCGGAATATGTCTGGGTGCTCGATCCGATCGACGGGACGCGCGCCTTCATCTCGGGCATCCCGGTCTGGGGGACGCTGATCGGGCTGACGCGCAAGGGCCAGCCGGTCTACGGAATGATGCACCAGCCCTTCTCGGGCGAGCGCTTCTGCGGCGACGGCCACGAAGCACGCTACGAGGGGCCGGGCGGGCCGAGGAAGCTGCGCACGCGTCCGGTCGCCGATCTTGGCGCGGCGACGCTGATGACGACCTCGCCGGGGATGTTCAAGGGCGCGGAGGCGCAAGCCTTCGCCCGCGTCGAAGGCAAGGTCAGGCTCTCGCGCTATGGCTGCGACTGCTACGCCTATTGCATGCTCGCCGCCGGCCATGTCGACCTCGTGATCGAGAGCGGCCTCAAGCCCTACGACATCGTGGCGCTGATCCCGATCATCGAGGGGGCGGGCGGCGTCGTCACCTCATGGGACGGCGGCAGCGCCGCCGGCGGCGGCCGGATCGTCGCGGCCGGCAGCAAGGCGCTGCATGAGGCCGCCCTCGCGCTGCTGGCCGGCTGA
- a CDS encoding alpha/beta fold hydrolase produces the protein MAEASFFADPDYPVPGHGKVWLATTQDGAALRFASWRPTRRPVRGTVVLVQGRAEFIERYSETIAELRRRGFHVLAFDWRGQGGSQRFVRRRRKGHVGRLKHYQADLALAMNEMRSRLPAPYFVLAHSMGAALCLDAARFGRLPVSRMVALAPMLGIAMIPHPGRAKVLAGLFYWLGLGRAFVPGGGDTAIATRPFEGNRLTADPARYARNSALSAAARELSIGDPTVAWVRTAFRLMARLAAPSAALEVKVPTLVIAAGRDPVVSTPAIERFAARLKTGPALVLPEARHEILMESDEIRARFWAAFDAFIPGEDQPLPDSAGQQREGGLMQRLAAGRDDPAAAGGAAAVP, from the coding sequence ATGGCCGAGGCCAGTTTTTTCGCCGATCCGGATTATCCCGTTCCCGGGCACGGCAAGGTCTGGCTCGCCACGACGCAGGACGGCGCCGCCTTGCGCTTCGCCAGCTGGCGCCCGACCAGAAGGCCGGTGCGCGGCACGGTCGTCCTCGTCCAGGGCCGGGCCGAGTTCATCGAGCGCTACAGCGAGACGATCGCGGAGCTGCGCCGCCGCGGCTTCCATGTGCTCGCCTTCGACTGGCGCGGCCAGGGCGGCTCGCAGCGCTTCGTCCGGCGCCGGCGCAAGGGCCATGTCGGGCGGCTCAAGCATTACCAGGCCGATCTGGCGCTGGCGATGAACGAGATGCGGTCCAGGCTCCCCGCGCCCTATTTCGTCCTCGCCCATTCGATGGGCGCGGCGCTGTGCCTCGACGCAGCCCGCTTCGGGCGCCTGCCGGTCTCGCGCATGGTCGCGCTCGCACCAATGCTCGGCATCGCGATGATCCCGCATCCGGGCCGGGCGAAGGTCCTGGCGGGCCTGTTCTACTGGCTCGGCCTCGGCCGGGCCTTCGTGCCGGGCGGCGGCGACACCGCGATCGCGACGAGGCCCTTCGAGGGCAACCGGCTGACGGCCGACCCGGCCCGCTATGCCCGCAACAGCGCGCTTTCGGCGGCGGCGCGCGAGCTCAGCATCGGCGACCCCACTGTCGCCTGGGTCAGGACCGCCTTCCGCCTGATGGCGAGGCTCGCCGCGCCCTCGGCCGCGCTGGAGGTGAAGGTGCCGACGCTCGTCATCGCCGCCGGGCGCGATCCGGTCGTCTCGACGCCGGCGATCGAGCGCTTCGCGGCGCGGCTCAAGACCGGCCCGGCGCTGGTCCTGCCGGAGGCGCGCCATGAGATCCTGATGGAGAGCGACGAAATCCGCGCCCGGTTCTGGGCCGCCTTCGACGCCTTCATCCCCGGCGAGGACCAGCCCCTGCCCGACTCAGCCGGCCAGCAGCGCGAGGGCGGCCTCATGCAGCGCCTTGCTGCCGGCCGCGACGATCCGGCCGCCGCCGGCGGCGCTGCCGCCGTCCCATGA
- a CDS encoding Hsp20 family protein: MRHFDLSPLYRSTVGFDRLFNLLDQATSNDAAPSYPPYNIERTAENAYRITIAVAGFGEGDLSIESKENALTVKGEKQSAEGAEKREVLHQGIAARAFERRFQLADYVQVTGASLENGLLHIDLVREIPEAKKPRQIPIGAGSAAKILEAKAA; the protein is encoded by the coding sequence ATGCGTCATTTCGATCTTTCCCCGCTCTATCGCTCGACCGTCGGCTTCGACCGTCTGTTCAATCTCCTCGACCAGGCGACCAGCAACGACGCCGCGCCGAGCTACCCGCCCTACAATATCGAGCGGACCGCCGAGAACGCCTACCGCATCACCATCGCGGTCGCGGGCTTCGGCGAAGGTGACCTCTCCATCGAATCCAAGGAAAACGCGCTCACCGTCAAGGGCGAGAAGCAGTCCGCCGAGGGGGCCGAGAAGCGCGAGGTCCTGCATCAGGGCATCGCCGCGCGCGCCTTCGAGCGCCGCTTCCAGCTCGCCGACTACGTCCAGGTGACGGGGGCTAGCCTCGAGAACGGCCTGCTCCATATCGACCTCGTGCGCGAGATCCCCGAGGCCAAGAAGCCGCGCCAGATCCCGATCGGCGCCGGCAGCGCGGCCAAGATCCTCGAAGCCAAGGCCGCGTAA
- a CDS encoding low specificity L-threonine aldolase — MDFFSDNSVGASPRVMAALAAANAGSSTSYGKDAWTTRVEARFATLFERKVSAFLVLTGTAANALALASIVRPWGAILAHEEAHVVEDECGAPEFFSDGAKLVDLPGTGAKLTPQAVTKTLSHLRAGDVHHVQAQALTITQATECGTVYTPAEVRALKEAITPRGLKLHMDGARFANALVTLGCTAAEITWKAGVDVLSFGGTKNGALAAEAVIFFDPADAEEMTWRRKRAGQTLSKGRFLGAQFDALLAQDHWLDLARHANACARRLAEAVAKGGAARLAWPCEANEVFLVLPPAVRQRLKAAGIGYHDWSARSLAPEAALKDGEIVGRFVMSFATEPAHVERLIAAIAG, encoded by the coding sequence ATGGATTTCTTCAGCGACAATTCCGTCGGCGCCAGCCCCCGCGTCATGGCCGCGCTCGCCGCCGCCAATGCCGGTTCCTCCACCTCCTACGGCAAGGACGCATGGACAACCCGCGTCGAGGCGCGTTTCGCCACGCTCTTCGAGCGCAAGGTCTCGGCCTTCCTCGTTCTCACCGGCACGGCGGCGAACGCGCTGGCGCTCGCCAGCATCGTCCGGCCCTGGGGCGCGATCCTCGCCCATGAGGAGGCGCATGTCGTCGAGGACGAATGCGGCGCGCCCGAATTCTTCAGCGACGGCGCCAAGCTCGTCGACCTGCCCGGCACCGGCGCCAAGCTGACGCCGCAGGCGGTGACGAAGACGCTCTCGCACTTACGCGCCGGCGATGTCCATCACGTCCAGGCCCAGGCGCTGACGATCACCCAGGCCACCGAATGCGGCACGGTCTATACGCCCGCCGAGGTACGCGCCCTGAAGGAAGCCATCACGCCGCGCGGCCTCAAGCTGCATATGGACGGCGCCCGCTTCGCCAATGCGCTCGTCACGCTCGGCTGCACCGCGGCCGAGATCACCTGGAAGGCCGGCGTCGACGTCCTCTCCTTCGGCGGCACCAAGAACGGCGCGCTCGCCGCCGAGGCCGTGATCTTCTTCGACCCGGCCGATGCGGAAGAGATGACATGGCGGCGCAAGCGCGCCGGGCAGACGCTGTCGAAGGGCCGCTTCCTCGGCGCCCAGTTCGACGCCCTGCTGGCGCAGGATCACTGGCTCGACCTCGCCCGCCACGCCAACGCCTGCGCAAGGCGGCTGGCCGAAGCGGTCGCCAAGGGCGGCGCGGCGCGCCTGGCCTGGCCCTGCGAGGCGAACGAGGTCTTCCTCGTCCTGCCGCCCGCCGTCCGGCAGCGCCTGAAGGCCGCCGGCATCGGCTATCACGACTGGTCGGCCCGCTCGCTGGCGCCGGAGGCAGCCCTGAAGGATGGCGAGATCGTCGGGCGCTTCGTCATGTCGTTTGCGACCGAACCGGCGCATGTCGAGCGCCTGATCGCCGCGATCGCGGGCTGA
- the gltB gene encoding glutamate synthase large subunit produces MSATSRVNGAEGFEGFPAVRDPALPLRQGLYDPVNEKDSCGVGFIADMKNRKSHAIVQQGLQILHNLDHRGAVGADPKLGDGCGILVQIPRRFFEEEAGKLGIALPRPGFYAIGQFFMPRDPAARAMCEEIIAQTVAEEGLVFLGWRDVPVDNGDLGQAVLATEPVHRQLFVGRPDDIASEDEFERQVYVLRKSVSNKVYRHQERKTAEYYPVSMSCRTIVYKGMVLVNQLGSYFKDLQDERFESAIALVHQRFATNTFPSWRLAHPYRMVAHNGEINTLRGNVNWMAARQASVDSDLFGSDISKLWPISYEGQSDTACFDNALEFLVQGGYSLAHAMMMLVPEAWAGNPLMNEERRAFYEYHAALMEPWDGPAAIAFTDGRQIGATLDRNGLRPARYLVTDDGLVVLASEFGVLPIPEEKIVEKWRLQPGKMLLIDLDQGRIIGDDEIKTSLCLANPYRDWLKRTQIVLEELPPVEARASRTDVPLIDRQQAFGYTTEDVRLLMAPMAVTGQEAVGSMGTDTPISALSSKSKLLYTYFKQNFAQVTNPPIDPIREELVMSLLSFIGPRPNILDLEGTSRRKRLEVRTPILTNDDLEKIRCIGHYEDRFDTKTIDFTYPAREGAAGMEGAVERLCERAEAAVHGGYNIIILSDRQVGPDRIPIPALLATAAVHHHLIRKGLRTSVGLVVESGEPREIHHFCCLAGYGAEAINPYLAFDTLLDQHAEGAFPEEVDAGEVVKRYIKSVGKGVLKVMSKMGISTYQSYCGAQIFDAVGLRSAFVDRFFFGTGTAIEGVGLDEIAEESLRRHRDAFGDSPLFRDSLDIGGEYMYRVRGEDHVWKPDVVAALQHAVRLNAQDRYEDFARQVNDDAERLSTIRGLFKVRMAVDSGRAPVPLESVEPAAEIVRRFATGAMSFGSISREAHETLAIAMNRIGGKSNTGEGGEEAVRFRPLPDGRSKRSAIKQVASGRFGVTTEYLVNSDVMQIKVAQGAKPGEGGQLPGHKVDAKIARTRHSTPGVGLISPPPHHDIYSIEDLAQLIFDLKNVNPAADVSVKLVSEIGVGTVAAGVAKSRADHITISGFEGGTGASPLTSLKHAGSPWEIGLAETQQTLVLNRLRGRVALQVDGGLRTGRDVIIGALLGADEFGFSTAPLIAAGCIMMRKCHLNTCPVGVATQDPVLRKRFKGLPEHVVNYFFFVAEDVRRMLARLGFTKIEEIVGRSDLLDKRDAIAHWKARGLDFSRLFHKVDLPGVAIRHVEAQKHPIDKVLDRQFLAEAADAIETGKPVVIEKPVSNVDRSTGAMLSGAVAKKYGHAGLPEDTITVKLTGTCGQSFAAFLAAGVTMELTGQANDYVGKGLSGGKIVVKPDPATRAVPERSIIVGNTVLYGAIAGEAYFRGIAGERFAVRNSGAIAVVEGTGDHGCEYMTGGVVAVIGPTGRNFAAGMSGGIAYVLDEDGSFKSRCNLSMVDLEPVEEEEDLMERLHHHGGDLEHKGRIDMTNMSGHDEERLMQMLTNHADYTGSARARAILDNWADYRTKFVKVMPVEYRRALREMDEARSLQAAE; encoded by the coding sequence ATGAGCGCGACCAGCCGAGTCAACGGGGCAGAAGGTTTCGAGGGTTTTCCCGCCGTGCGCGATCCGGCTCTGCCGCTGCGCCAGGGCCTCTACGATCCCGTCAACGAGAAGGATTCCTGCGGCGTCGGCTTCATCGCCGACATGAAGAACCGCAAGAGCCACGCCATCGTGCAGCAGGGCTTGCAGATCCTGCACAATCTCGACCACCGCGGCGCGGTCGGCGCCGATCCGAAGCTCGGCGACGGCTGCGGCATCCTGGTGCAGATTCCGCGCCGCTTCTTCGAGGAAGAGGCGGGCAAGCTCGGCATCGCCCTGCCGCGGCCCGGCTTCTACGCCATCGGCCAGTTCTTCATGCCGCGCGATCCCGCCGCACGCGCGATGTGCGAGGAGATCATCGCCCAGACCGTGGCCGAGGAGGGGCTTGTCTTCCTCGGCTGGCGCGACGTGCCGGTCGACAACGGCGACCTCGGCCAGGCGGTGCTGGCGACCGAGCCGGTGCATCGCCAGCTCTTCGTCGGCCGCCCCGACGACATCGCGAGCGAGGACGAGTTCGAGCGCCAGGTCTATGTCCTGCGCAAGTCGGTCTCGAACAAGGTCTACAGGCATCAGGAGCGCAAGACGGCGGAATACTACCCCGTCTCGATGTCCTGCCGCACCATCGTCTACAAGGGCATGGTGCTGGTGAACCAGCTCGGCTCCTACTTCAAGGATCTCCAGGACGAGCGCTTCGAGAGCGCGATCGCGCTGGTCCACCAGCGCTTCGCCACCAACACCTTCCCGTCCTGGCGGCTCGCCCACCCTTATCGGATGGTCGCGCATAACGGCGAGATCAACACGCTGCGCGGCAACGTCAACTGGATGGCGGCGCGGCAGGCGAGCGTCGATTCCGACCTGTTCGGCTCGGACATCTCGAAGCTCTGGCCGATCTCCTACGAGGGCCAGTCGGACACCGCCTGCTTCGACAACGCACTCGAATTCCTGGTGCAGGGCGGCTATTCGCTGGCGCATGCGATGATGATGCTGGTGCCCGAGGCCTGGGCCGGCAACCCGCTGATGAACGAGGAGCGGCGCGCCTTCTACGAGTACCACGCCGCGCTGATGGAGCCCTGGGACGGGCCGGCCGCGATCGCCTTCACCGACGGGCGCCAGATCGGCGCGACCCTCGACCGCAACGGCCTGAGACCGGCGCGCTATCTCGTCACCGATGACGGGCTCGTCGTGCTCGCCTCCGAATTCGGCGTGCTGCCGATCCCGGAGGAGAAGATCGTCGAGAAGTGGCGGCTCCAGCCCGGCAAGATGCTGCTGATCGACCTCGATCAGGGCCGCATCATCGGCGACGACGAGATCAAGACGTCGCTTTGCCTCGCCAATCCCTACAGGGACTGGCTGAAGCGGACGCAGATCGTGCTGGAGGAGCTGCCGCCGGTCGAGGCGCGCGCCTCGCGCACCGACGTGCCGCTGATCGATCGCCAGCAGGCTTTCGGCTACACCACCGAGGATGTCCGCCTCCTGATGGCGCCGATGGCGGTGACCGGGCAGGAAGCCGTCGGCTCAATGGGCACCGACACGCCGATCTCGGCCCTCTCGTCGAAGTCGAAGCTGCTCTACACCTATTTCAAGCAGAATTTCGCGCAGGTGACGAACCCGCCGATCGATCCGATCCGCGAGGAGCTGGTGATGAGCCTGCTCTCCTTCATCGGGCCGCGCCCGAACATCCTCGACCTCGAAGGCACCTCGCGGCGCAAGCGGCTCGAGGTGCGCACCCCGATCCTGACCAATGACGATCTCGAGAAGATCCGCTGCATCGGCCATTACGAGGATCGCTTCGACACCAAGACGATCGACTTCACCTATCCGGCGCGCGAGGGTGCGGCCGGCATGGAAGGCGCGGTGGAGCGGCTGTGCGAGCGCGCGGAGGCTGCGGTCCACGGCGGCTACAACATCATCATCCTCTCCGACCGCCAGGTCGGGCCGGACCGCATCCCGATCCCGGCGCTGCTGGCGACGGCGGCGGTGCATCATCACCTGATCCGCAAGGGGCTTCGCACCTCGGTCGGCCTCGTGGTCGAATCCGGCGAGCCGCGCGAGATCCATCATTTCTGCTGCCTCGCCGGCTACGGCGCCGAGGCGATCAACCCCTATCTCGCCTTCGACACCCTGCTCGACCAGCATGCCGAGGGCGCCTTCCCCGAGGAGGTCGATGCCGGGGAGGTGGTCAAGCGCTACATCAAGTCGGTCGGCAAGGGCGTGCTCAAGGTGATGTCCAAGATGGGCATCTCGACCTACCAGTCCTATTGCGGCGCGCAGATCTTCGACGCGGTCGGCCTGAGGAGCGCCTTCGTCGACCGGTTCTTCTTCGGCACCGGCACGGCGATCGAGGGCGTCGGCCTCGACGAGATCGCCGAGGAGAGCCTGCGCCGCCATCGCGACGCCTTCGGCGACTCGCCGCTCTTCCGCGACAGCCTCGATATCGGCGGCGAGTACATGTACCGCGTCCGCGGCGAGGACCATGTCTGGAAGCCGGACGTGGTCGCCGCGCTCCAGCATGCCGTGCGCCTCAACGCGCAGGACCGCTACGAGGACTTCGCCCGGCAGGTCAACGACGACGCCGAGCGGCTCAGCACCATCCGCGGCCTGTTCAAGGTCAGGATGGCGGTGGACAGCGGGCGCGCGCCCGTGCCGCTGGAGAGCGTCGAGCCCGCCGCCGAGATCGTCAGGCGCTTCGCCACGGGGGCGATGTCCTTCGGCTCGATCTCGCGCGAGGCGCATGAGACGCTCGCCATCGCGATGAACCGGATCGGCGGCAAGTCCAACACCGGCGAGGGCGGCGAGGAGGCGGTCCGCTTCAGGCCGCTGCCGGACGGGCGCTCGAAGCGCTCGGCGATCAAGCAGGTCGCGTCCGGCCGCTTCGGCGTCACCACCGAGTACCTCGTCAATTCCGACGTGATGCAGATCAAGGTGGCTCAAGGCGCCAAGCCCGGCGAGGGCGGCCAGCTTCCCGGCCACAAGGTCGACGCCAAGATCGCCCGCACCCGGCATTCGACGCCGGGCGTGGGCCTGATCTCGCCGCCGCCGCATCACGACATCTATTCGATCGAGGATCTGGCGCAGCTGATCTTCGATTTGAAGAACGTCAACCCGGCGGCCGACGTCTCGGTGAAGCTCGTCTCCGAGATCGGGGTCGGCACGGTCGCGGCCGGCGTCGCCAAGTCGCGCGCCGACCACATCACCATCTCCGGCTTCGAGGGCGGCACGGGCGCAAGCCCGCTCACCTCGCTGAAGCATGCGGGTTCTCCGTGGGAGATCGGCTTGGCCGAGACGCAGCAGACGCTGGTGCTGAACCGGCTGCGCGGGCGCGTCGCGCTACAGGTCGACGGCGGGTTGCGGACGGGGCGGGACGTGATCATCGGCGCGCTGCTCGGCGCCGACGAGTTCGGTTTCTCGACCGCGCCCCTGATCGCGGCCGGCTGCATCATGATGCGCAAATGCCATCTCAACACCTGCCCGGTCGGCGTCGCGACGCAGGATCCCGTCCTGCGCAAGCGCTTCAAGGGCCTGCCCGAGCATGTGGTGAACTACTTCTTCTTCGTCGCCGAGGACGTTCGCCGGATGCTGGCGCGGCTGGGCTTCACGAAGATCGAGGAGATCGTCGGCCGCTCCGACCTGCTCGACAAGCGCGACGCCATCGCCCACTGGAAGGCGCGGGGGCTCGACTTCAGCCGCCTCTTCCACAAGGTCGACCTGCCGGGCGTGGCGATCCGCCATGTCGAGGCGCAGAAGCACCCGATCGACAAGGTCCTCGACCGCCAGTTCCTGGCCGAGGCGGCTGATGCGATCGAGACCGGCAAGCCGGTCGTGATCGAGAAGCCGGTGAGCAATGTCGACCGCTCGACGGGGGCGATGCTTTCCGGCGCCGTCGCCAAGAAGTACGGCCATGCCGGCCTGCCCGAGGATACGATCACGGTGAAGCTCACCGGCACCTGCGGCCAGAGCTTCGCGGCCTTTCTCGCGGCGGGGGTGACCATGGAGCTCACCGGCCAGGCCAACGACTATGTCGGCAAGGGCCTGTCGGGCGGCAAGATCGTGGTGAAGCCCGATCCGGCGACCAGGGCGGTGCCGGAGCGCTCGATCATCGTCGGCAACACCGTGCTCTACGGCGCGATCGCCGGCGAGGCCTATTTCCGCGGCATCGCCGGCGAGCGCTTCGCGGTGCGCAATTCCGGCGCCATCGCGGTGGTGGAAGGCACCGGCGACCATGGCTGCGAATACATGACCGGCGGCGTCGTCGCGGTGATCGGGCCGACGGGCCGCAACTTCGCGGCCGGCATGTCGGGCGGCATCGCCTATGTGCTCGACGAGGACGGCAGCTTCAAGTCGCGCTGCAACCTCTCGATGGTCGATCTCGAACCGGTCGAGGAGGAGGAAGACCTGATGGAGCGGCTGCACCATCACGGCGGCGATCTCGAGCACAAGGGCCGCATCGACATGACCAACATGTCGGGCCATGACGAGGAGCGCCTGATGCAGATGCTGACGAACCATGCCGACTACACCGGCTCGGCGCGCGCCCGCGCCATCCTCGACAACTGGGCGGATTACCGCACGAAATTCGTCAAGGTGATGCCGGTCGAATACCGCCGCGCGCTGCGCGAGATGGATGAGGCCCGCAGCCTGCAGGCCGCGGAATAA